The genomic interval GCGGTACGGGGGCGCGGACTCGCTCGGGCGCGCGACCGTCCACGCGACGTTCTGGCGGCACAACCTCGTCGCGCGCGGCGACGACGCCGTCGCCACCGACTACCGGGACCGCTACACCGACGGGCTGGTCGCCGACCGCTTCCGGGCCTATCGGAACGGCGACGCCGACGGCTACGTGTGGCGGCTCCGCTTCGCGAACGCGAGCGAGGCCGCCGAGTTCGCCGCGGGGTACGAGCGCCTGCTCCGCCTGCGGCTGAACGCCCGCGCGCCGACGGGTGACGTGTTCGTCGTCGAGTCCGGGCCGTTCGCCGACGCCTTCCGCGTCACCCGCGACGGCGACGCGGTGACGATAGTGAACGCGCCCGCGCTCGGCGACCTCTCGGCGGTCCACGCCCGCGAGGGGGTGGCCGCGTGAGCCGCGCGCTCCCCGCCCTCGTCTGCCTCCTGCTCGTCGTGACCGCCGGCTGTGCCGGCCTGCTCGGGGCCGGGGGCGCGCCCGACGACGACCGGGTAGGGTACGAGAACGGCTACTGGTACGACTCCGAACTGAACGTCACGACGGCGGACGGGCTGAACGGGTCGGAGCGGGAGGCCGTCGTCGCCCGGACGATGGCCCGCGTCGAGGTGATACGCGACGTGGAGTTCACGGAACGCGTCCCGGTGCGTGTCGTCACCCGCGAGCAGTACCGCGCGAACCGGAGCGACGCGACCCTCGAACCGGCCGAGGCCGCGTGGCGCGAGCAGGTGTGGGAGGCCCCGCTGCTCGTCGGGGAGGACCGCACCGTCGACGAGGCGTTCGACGCCGTCTACGGCTCGTCGGTCGCGGGCTACTACTCGCCGTCGCGCGACGAGATAGTCCTCGTCTCCGACACCGAGACGCCGACGGTAGACACCCGGACGCTGGCGCACGAACTCGTCCACGCGATACAGGACCGACAGCTCTCCTTCGGCGGCGGGGCGACCCGCGACGCCGGCCTCGCCGTGCGGGGGCTCACGGAGGGCGACGCGAACCTCGTGGAGGCGCTGTACGATGAGCGGTGTGCGTCGGAGTGGGACTGTCTGGCCCCGCCCGAGAGCGGCGGGGGCGGCGCCGCGGACTTCGACTTCGGCGTCTTCCTCGCCGTGTACGCGCCCTACGCCGAGGGGCCGGCGTTCGTCGAGTCCCTGCGCGAGCGCGGCGGCTGGGACGCCGTGAACGACGCCTACGACCGCTTCCCCGAATCGACGGAGCAGGTGATTCACCCCGAGCGCTACCCGGACGACGCGCCCGTCGAGGTCCGGGTGCGGGACCGCTCCGACGGCGAGTGGGACCGCTTCGACCGCGAGCGCGTCGGGGACACCCTCGGCGAGGCCACCATCTACGCGATGCTGTGGTCCGGCGGCGCGACGGACGGCGCGGACCCGTACGACTACGCCGACCCCGCCTCGGCCGGATGGGCCGGCGACACCGTCGTCCCCTACACCGACGGCGGGGCGGGCGGCTACGTCTGGCGCGTCGCCTTCGACACGGAGGCCGACGCCCGCGAGTTCGCGGACGCCTACCGGAGCGTTCTGCGCGGCTACGGGGCCGAGCGCGTCGCGGCGGGGACGTACCGCATCGACTCGGGCGGGTTCGCCGACGCGTTCCGCGTGGTCCACGATGGCGACACCGTGACGATAGTCAACGGCCCGACGGTCGCCGACCTCGACGGGATACACGGGTAGCTTTTTCGACGGCCGCACCCAGTCGTCGGTATGTTCGACATCGTCTCGCCCGAGGCCATCCGCGACGGTCGGGCGACGGACGCCTACTTCGAGCGGACCCGCGACGCGCTGGAGGGCGCGGGCCGCGACCCCCACGTCGTCTGCGAGGTGACGGCCGACCAGTTCCCCGACGGCTCCTTCGAGACGTTCGCGGGCGTGAAGGACGCCGCCCACCTCTTCGAGGGCCGGGACGTGACCGTCCACGCGCTCGGCGCGGGACAGCTGTTCGACGGCGGCCCCGTCATGCGTATCGAGGGGTCGTATCTGGCGTTCGCGGAGCTCGAAACGTCGCTTCTGGGCTTTCTCTCCTCGGCGAGCGGCTGGGCGACCGGCGCGCGCCGGGTCGTCTCCGCGGCCGGCGACGACGTGTCCGTCCTCTCCTTCGGCGCGCGCCACGTCCACCCCTCGACGGCCGCGGCGCTCGAACGCGCGGCGCTCGTCGGCGGCGTGGACGGCTTCTCGCACGTCGCCGCGGGCGAGGTGCTCGGCCGGGAGCCGAGCGGCACGATGCCACACGCGCTCGTCATCTGCTTCGGGCGCGGCGAGCAGGAGGCCGCGTGGCGCGCGTTCGACGACCACAGCCCCGAAGACGTGCCCCGTATCGCGCTCACGGACACCTACTCCGACGAGGTGGACGAGGCGCTCCGGGCGGCCGCGGCCGTCGAGGACCTCCACTCCGTGCGCCTCGACACGACCGGCTCGCGGCGGGGCGACTTCCGCCACATCGTCCGCGAGGTGCGGTGGGCGCTGGACGACGCCGGCCACGAGGACGTGGGCGTGTTCGTCTCGGGCGGCATCGGGGCCGACGACGTGCGCGAACTCCGCGACGACGTGGAGGGGTTCGGCGTCGGCTCGGCCATCTCGAACGCGGAGCCGGTGGACTTCGCGCTCGACATCGTGGAGCGCGACGGCGAGAGCGCCGCCAAGCGCGGGAAGCTCTCGGGCGCGAAGCAGGTGTACCGCTCGGGCGAGGACCACGTCGTCCGCCCGGCCGACGAGCCCGGCCCGACGGACGGCCGGCCCCTCCTCCGCCCGCTCGTGGAGGACGGCGAGATCGTGCGCGACTTCTCCGTCGACGAGGCGGCGAAGCGGTGTGCCTCGGACGCCGAGCGCGTGGGGTTCGGGGACGAGGAGTAGCGCGAGCCGACGGCTCGCGAGTATGAGCGGCTGAGGGGAGTAAGCCCCCTTCTGTTCGGCCCGGCATTCGGCTGAGCGCCCGCCGCGGCGTCCGGGCTACCAATCGCGGCGGGCTTGCACCGGCGGGGATTCGCCGTTCCATCGGTCCCCACTCATCGACGCTCGGCGGGTTAGCTTCCTTCCCTCGCGGGTCGGGTCGCACGCTCCCGGGTGACCCCGGTCGCGCCGGGAGGTGACGGTGTCACCTCTCGCGCCTCATCGCTCCGAGTGGGACGTGTCGTTGCTGTTCCATAGCCAGCGGTCTCCCGCTCCGGACTTGCGTCCGGTCGCCCGCCCGGACGGTGGGGGGACTTTCCTCGCCGTCGGGGTCCTACTCCCGACGAGGCGGTGGCCGGGCTCCCTCTGCCGACCGGCCCTTCGCCGTCGGGAACCCTAAGCCCGTCGGACGGCCGCAAGCGGTATGCGGCCGCCGGGAGAACTTCGGACGTGTACCGGGCCGCGCTCCTCTGCGTCCTCCTCCTGCTCGCCGGCTGTACGACCGGGGTGTCGCCGGGCGGAACCGCGACGCCGACCGCGACGGCCGCGTGGGACGGCGACCCGGACAACCACTTCCGCGAGCGGACGCTGACGGTCGCCGTCGTGGACGAGGCGGGGACGGGCCGCGACTACGCGCCGCTGGTCCGCGAGGCGCTCGACTACTGGGGGGCGAACGCCGAGCGGTACGCCGGCTTCCCCCTCGACTACGAACTCGTCGCGAACGACTCCGACCCCGACGTCCGGGTCCGGTTCGTGTCGAACATCGCGGAGTGCGGCTCCGAGACGAGCGACTACACCGCCGGCTGTGCCCGCTTTCTCGACTCGCCCGACGACGTGACCCGCCCGATACGGGTGCGCGTCGAGACGGGCTACGCCGACGCCTCGACCGTCTCGGTGGTGAAACACGAGTTGGGCCACACGCTCGGCCTGCGCCACGGCGACGAGCCGACCGACGTGATGGCCGCCCGGTCGAACCTCACCACCCTGCCGCAACCGAACGCGACGGAGCGGGCCCTGCCGTGGGACTCGCCGAACCTCACCTACTACGTCGACTACGCGACGGTGCCCGAGTCCGAGCGCGCGGAGACGCGCCGGCAGATGCGCGAGACGTTCGGCTACTTCGCCGACGGCGCCGACGGCACCGTCCCCGACAACGTGACGTTCGCGCGGACGACGAACCGCTCGGCCGCGGACGTGGTCGTGCGCTTCGCCGATGCCGACCCCTGTACCGAGGGCTCGGGGTCGTGTGGCGGCCTGCGCGGGACCGACCCGGACCGCGACGGCGCGCTGGAGACGTACACGCGGCTGAACGTCACGGTCGTCGACATCCCGCCGGACGCGCGCGGCTGGCACGTCGGCTACTGGACGGCGCTCGGCTTCGGCCTCCGGGGCGAGGAACTGCCCGCGCCGCTGCGCTCCGAGGACCCGGACGTGCGCCGGAACGACTGGTGGGCCTAGTCGGCGTCGAGCGCGGCGAGGTGTTCGAGCGCCTCGTCCACGCGTCTGTGAGCACGGCGGTTCTCCGTCGCGTTGAGCGCCTCGCGGAGCGCCGCTCGCGCGGCGCGGACTTTGGGGGGTTTCACGTTCGTTCACACTCTCCTCGCGGAGATAAAAACCACCCCTGACGGCGACGGCTACTCCCAGACGAAGACGCCGTCCTCCTGGACCGTCTCGCCGTCCACGTCGAGCCGCGACTCGCCGCGCATGTCCGTGATGAGGTCGACGTGGACCGCGGAGTCGTTGCCCGTCTCCCCCTCGGGCGTGTTCGCGTCGTAGGCGCGCCCGAGCGCGAGGTGGACCGTCCCGCCCATCTTCTCGTCGAACAGGATGTTGTCCGTGACGCGGTCGATACCGCGGTTCATTCCGATGCCGAGTTCGCCGAGGCGCTTCGACCCCTCGTCCGTCTCCACCACCTCGCGGATCGTCGCCTCGCCCTGCGCGGCCTCCACATCGACGACCTCGCCGTCGGCGAACGTCAGTCGGACGTCGCGGACCGCCTCGCCGCGGACGGTCATCGGTACGTCGAACGTGACGTGGCCTTCGGTGGCATAGGGCGCCGTGAACACCTCGCCGGAGGGGAGGTTGTGCGAGTCGTACGCGACGCTCGCACAGGAGTTCACGGCCGTCCGCCCGTCGATACGCATCGTCAGGTCCGTCCCCTCGTTGACGATACGCACCTCGCTCCCGGCGTCGAGCACGTCCTTCATCCGGTCCATCTCGTCGGCGAGCGCGGCCCAGTCGCGGAGCACGGCGTCGTAGACGAAGTCGCGGTACTCCGAGAGGGACATCCCGGCCTGCTGGGCGAGCGAGCGCGTCGGGTGGACCGTCGAGACCCAGTCGGTGTCCATGCGGGCCTCGCGGACGCCCTTCGTCGCCTCGCCGCGGGCGCGCTGTTTCTCGGGGGCGACGCCCGCGCCCTCGGCGGTGTTGCGCCCGCCGCCGAGCCGGAGCACGGCGTCCGCGTGCTCGTACAGGGCGAGTTCGTGTGCCGGCTCCGAGAAGTCGCCGTCGTGCGCCTCGACGTAGGCGCGGTCCACCTCGGCGGAGCCGTACGTCGTCACGACGTTCGCCCCCCGCTCGCCGAGCGCGGCGGCGACGGCGACGCCCAGTTCGTGTGCGCCCTCCGCGACGGAGACGACCACGTCGTCGCCCGCCTCGATGCGCGCGCTCCAGTCGACGAGCGTCTCGGCGTGTTCGCGTACCCGTGGGTCCATGGGCGGCGTTGCGGACGCCGGAAGAAAAGCGGGTCGTTACCCGCCGAGATAGGAGTCGCGGATGTAGTCGTCGCCGCGCAGTTCCTCGGGGGAGCCGGTCTTGACGGCCTCGCCGTTCTCCAGCAGGGTGAGCCGGTCGGCGTGGTTGAGCGCGAACGTGACGTTCTGCTCGGTGAGGACGATGGTGATGGGGTCCTCGGCCATGATGCGCTCGATGCCCTCGCTGATGTCCTCCAGGATGACCGGCGCGAGGCCGATGGTCGGCTCGTCCAGCACGAGCAGTTCCGGGTCGCCCATCAGCGCGCGGCCGATGGCGAGCATCTGCTGTTCGCCGCCCGACATGGTGCGCGCGTTCTGGTTGCGGCGCTCCACCAGCCGCGGGAACAGGTCGTAGACGAACTCCAGCCGCTCGTCGCGCGCCTCCTCGCCGCGGCGGTACGCGCCGAGCTTGAGGTTCTCCTCGACGGTCATGAAGCCGAAGAGGTCGCGCTTCTCGGTGCAGTGGATGACGCCCCGCTCCACGAGGTCGGACTGACCCACCTCGGCGACCTCGTCGCCGCGGTAGCGGGCCGTCCCCTCGTAGGGGAGGAAGCCGGAGACGGTGTTGGCGAACGTGGTCTTGCCGGCGCCGTTCGGGCCGATGAGGCCGACGATCTCGCCCTCGCCGACGGTGACGTCGATGCCGCGAAGCGCCTGTACCTGCCCGTAGGAGACGCGGAGGTCCTCGACGTGGAGCACCGGCTCCCCGTCGGGCGCCGCCGCCTCGGTCGTGTCGTGTGTGTTCGTACTCATTGTGGTGTCGCGGCCGCCGTGACAGCCTGTGCGTGTCGAACTCCCACACGATAATAAGTGTCGTCCATCGCCGCGCGGGCGGGCGGAGAAAAGTAACGCCTATACACGGCGGTTTTGTATCCACGAGACATGCAACGGCGAGTCGCGGCGATCTACCTCGTCTTCTTCGTGGTGATGGGGGCGAGCGCCTACTCGGTAATCGCGCTGGCCGACCAGCCGGCGGTGGACGTGCCGAACGGCGAGACGTACGCTAACGGGACGACGCTCACCGTCGGCGGGCAGGAGTACACGGTTATCGCGACCGTGGAGGAGTCCGGCGACGGCCACGGCGGGACCGACTACACCCCCGCCGCGAGCCTCTCGTACGTGAACGACTCCGCAGTCCAGACCGCCGCGTGGGAGAACGGCTCCACGGTGTCGTATCTCGGCGACGAGTACGACGTACGCATCGACAACGCGAGCGGGACGGTTCGGCTCGTCGAGTCGATAGACGTGGCCGCGACGTTGGCCAACGACTCGGCGGTGTTCAACGAGACCGTCGTCGTGAACGGCACGGAGTCGGTGACCTACCGCGAGGACAACCGGAACCGGCCGCTGGACGAGTACCTCGCCGAGCAGTACCCCGACCGCGAGACGTTCAGCTTCTCCGAGGGTGACAGCGTCGACTACGACAACCAGTCCACGACGCTGACCGCCATCACGTCCGAGGAGGCGACGCTGACGTGGACCGCCTCCGAACGGCAGTCCGTCGAACTGAGCGACGGCGGCAACGTCACGCTCGCGGGCGGCAACACCTACTTCGCCCACTTCGACACCGAGGGGAGCGGTGCCGACCTCACGCTCGACGTGATGCTCGCGCCGTCGAGCGACTACGGCGCCTACTCGGGCGACCTCTCCCGGCAGAGCGAGTTCAAGGACCGCATGAACGGCCTGTGGGGAATCATCATCCTCGCGAGCGTCGCGGCGCTGCTCGTCGTCTCCCTGGCGTACATGCCGGTTCGGGGGTAACCCTCCGATTCTCCACGTGTCTGACGGTACTATAAGCGGCCACGCCGCGAACCACGGGTAGATGGTCGCCACCGGAACCCTTCTCACGCTCGTCGTCGCCGGCCTCGCCGCGCTGTTCATGGCGTGGGCCATCGGCGCCGGCTCCTCCGGGTCGACCCCCTTCGCGCCCGCCGTCGGCGCGAACGCCATCAGCGTGATGCGCGCCGGCTTCGTCGTCGGCCTCCTCGGCCTCGCGGGCGCGGTGTTGCAGGGCGCGAACGTCACGGAGGCCGTCGGGACGGAGCTACTCGTCGGCGCGCCGCTCACCCCGACGGCCGCGATCGTCGGGCTGGCGACCGCCGCCGTCCTCGTCGCCGTCGGCGTCTTCGCCGGCTACCCCATCGCCACGGCGTTCACCGTCACCGGCGCGGTCGTCGGCGCCGGCCTCGCGCTCGGACGCGGGGCCGCCTGGCCCAAGTACACGGAGATAGCGACCCTGTGGCTGCTCGTCCCGTTCGTCGGGGGCGGCATCGCCTTCGCCACCGCGAAACTGCTTCGCGACGAGCGCGTCCCCGAGGCCGTCGCCGTCCCGGCGCTCGCAGGGCTGGTCGGCGTCCTGCTCGCCAACATCGAGTTCGTCCTGCTCGGCCCCGAGGGCGGGCGGGGCGTCGCCGCCGCCGTCACCCGGGCCGTGGTCGGGGAGGCCGCGACCGGCACGCCCGTCCTCGCCGGCAAGGTCGTCGCCACGCTCGCGTTCGCGGCGCTCGTCGCCGGCGCGCTCCGGGTCGACATCGTCCGCGACAAGGCGGCCGGCCAGCGCCACTTCCTGCTCGCGCTCGGCGGCCTCGTCGCCTTCTCCGCCGGCGGCTCACAGGTCGGCCTCGCGCTCGGGCCCCTGCTCCCGCTGTTGGGGCCCGACACCGTGTCGGTGCCGCTCACCGCGCTGCTGTTCGCGGGCGGGCTCGGCCTGCTGGCCGGCTCGTGGACCGGCGCGCCGCGGATGATAAAGGCGCTCGCGCAGGACTACTCCTCGCTCGGCCCGCGCCGCTCCATCGCCGCGCTCATCCCCTCGTTCGCCATCGCGCAGTCGGCCGTCTTCTTCGGCGTCCCCGTCTCGTTCAACGAGATAATCGTCTCGGCCATCATCGGGTCGGGCTACGCCGCGGGCGGCGCGGGCGTCTCCGGGCGGAAGATGCTCTACACCGTGCTGGCGTGGATCGGCTCGCTCGTGCTCGCGTTCGGGGTCAGCTACGGGGGCTACCTCGCGGTCTCGGCGGTGCTGGGCTGAACGCCGGCGTGTTCAAGCTCCGAGCGCGCGTAGAGGAGGTATGGAACGAGAACGGAACGGGAACGAACGGTCGAGGGTCGCGCGCGTCGTCGGCGCCGTCACGCCGTCGTACGCCGGGCGCGACGACACGGAGATGCACGGGGTCGGGCTCGGCATCGGCGGGCTGCTGCTGTTGGGTCTGCTGCTCCCGCTGCTGCCGGTGTTCGTGGCCTACCTCCTCGTGGACCGCGCGGTGACCTTCCTGCGCCGACAGGCCGCCGACGAGCCGGAGCCGGTCGCGCGCGGCCGCCGCCCCGCCTGAGTACGATTACACCCGCGTATCGACCAGCTCGAACGGCGTACCGTTGTCGTTCGCGCTCGCCTGCTCGTAGACGACGTGCGCGGCGGCCACGTCCTGGATGGCCAGCCCCGTCGAGTCGAAGACCGTGACCCCCTCCGGGCCGCCCGGCTCGCCGCGACCCGCGAGGTCGTCGGTCACGATGGCGCCGAGTTCGCCGTAGATGTCCTCGTCCGAGAGCAGTCCCTGCGACCACGGGACGTTGATCTCCCCGGAGTGGGTACACTGCTCGTAGTCGTCGATGACGATGGTCGCGTTCGCGAGCAGGTCGTCGTCGAGTTCGTGCTTGCCGGGGGCGTCGGCGCCCATCGCGTTGACGTGGGTGTGCTCGCCGACCGCGTCGGCGGGGACGATGGGGTGTTCGACGGGCGTTACCGTCGAGAGCACGTCACAGCCGGCGGCCTCGGCGACCGACCCCTCGCGCACGTCGAACTCCTCGTCGAAGCGGGCGACGAACTTCGAAACCGCCTCCTCGCGCAGGTCCGAGACGACGACCTCCTCGATGGGGCGCACCTCGCTGATGGCCTCCAGTTGCGTGTACGACTGGACCCCCGCGCCGACGATGCCGAGCGACGTGGCGTCCGCGACGGCGAGGTGGTCGGTGGCGACGGCCGCGGCCGCGCCGGTGCGCTCGCGGGTGAGCGTCGTCCCGTCCATGATGGAGAGGGGGAAGGCGTTCTCCGGCTCGGAGTACACCATCGTCCCGAGGACGGTCGGCAGGCGGTGGTCGTCGGGGTTGTCCGGGTGGACGTTCACCCACTTGATGCCGGCGGCGTCCCAGTCGTCCGCGCGCATGTAGGCGGGCATCGAGCGGAAGTCGCCGTTGTACTCCGGGAGGTCGATGTACGACTTCGCGGGCATCTGCACGTCGCCGCGCTGGTAGGCCGAAAAGGCCTCCTCGACGGCGACGATGAGTTCGGCGGTGTGGGCGTTCTCCGACACGTCGTCGGGGCCCAAGAGGAGCGTCTCCATGTCGCGCAAGAATTGCGCACACGGCTTTAACGCCACGGCATCGCCCCGCGGCTCTTTGTCGGCGCGGCCCCAGGGGCCGGTATGCGCGCGCTCCTCGTCGCCGCCCTCCTCGTGTTGGCCGGCTGTGGCACGGCCGGCCCGGCGCCGACGGACACCGCCACGGCCGCGCCGGTGCCCGACTCAGGGAGCTATCCGCCCGGCGTGGACGGCGACGGGGTCGTCTCGGCCGTCGCGCTCGGCAACGCCCACGCCGAGGCCACCGCCGGGAGCTACCGGGTCCGGTCGAACTGGACCGTCCGGCACGCGAACGGCACCCTCCGGGGCCGGGTCGTCCAGCGGGCGACCGTCACCCCCGCCGCGTGGACGACGACGCTCGTCGTCACGGGCGACACGGGCATCGTCGCCGACGGGAACGCGACGGCCGTCTTCTACTCCGAGGGCGAGGCGCTCGTCCAGCGCGTCCGCCGGCCGAACCGGACCACGTACCTCTACGTCCCGCCCGCGGAGTACAACGGCGGGAGCGGCTTCTACAACTCCCTGCGCCGGCCGAAGCCGTACCGCGACCCCGGCGTGCTGGCCGACGCCGTCGCCCTCCGGCTCGCGGAGCGCGCGCCCAACGGCAGCGTCGTCCTCGCGGGGGATTCGCTCGCGGACGCCTCGCTGTTCGAACTCTCGGTCGGCGTGGCGGAGCCACGGAACGTCTCCTATCGGCTCCGCGTGACGGCGTCCGGGCTGGTTCGTACTCAGCGGCTGGCGTACACCGGGACGGTCCGCGGGGAGACGGTCGTCGTGACCCGGACGGTCCGGTATCTCCCCTACGACGGCACGGTCGAGCGGCCGCCGTGGTACGACACCGCGAGAAACGAGTCCGTCCGCGGCTGAGTCAGTAGAGGACGTGCGCGGTGTCGTAGCTGCCGAGCACGCGCACCCAGCCGTGTTCCGCGAGCGCCTCGATGTCGGCGAGCGCGTCCTGCGTGCGGTCCTCGTACAGCCCCGCCTCCACGTCGATGTGGAACACGTAGTCGCCCAGCCGCTCGCCCGAGGGTCGCGACTCGACGCGGGAGAGGTTGATGTCGCGGTCCGCGAACGGTTCGAGCAGTTCGAGCAGCAGGCCGGGGTAGTTCCGGTTCGGGTAGACGACGAACGAGGACTTCCCGCCCGCCTCCGACCGCTCCGAGACGGGCGCGAGCACGACGAACCGGGTCGCGTTCGAGGTGCGGTCCTGGATGTCCTCTGCGAGGACGCGCAGGTCGTCGCCGGCGTTGTCCGGGTGGCCGATGGCCGCCACGGTGTCGTCCTCGCGGGCGCGCTCGACCCCGCGGGCCGTCGAGGCGACGGCCTCCAGCTGCACGTCCGGGTGTTCGGCGTCGAGGTAGCCGCGACACTGCGCCAGCGCCTGCGCGTGGCTCGCCACCACGTCGAACGACGGCGACTGCGCGAGCAGGGCGTGGCGGATGGGGGTGACGATCTCCTCGACGACGGCCACCTCGTGGTCGGCGAGCGCGTCGAGCGACTCCGTGACGCTCCCCTCGATGCTGTTCTCGATGGGGACGACGCCGCGGTCGTACGCGCCGTCGGCGACGCCCGCGACGATGGACGCGACCGATTCCGTGAACTCCACCTCGTCGGCGACGGCGCGGGTCGCGCGGTGCGAGTAGGTCCCGGCCGGGCCGAGCGTGAGGGCTCTCATACCTCCGCTACTGCGGTCGCCCGGATAAACGAACCGCCGGCCGCGAGGCTCGCCGGGCGGAATTCGCGAAAAACGAGCGAGGGGCCGCTATCGGTTCAGCGTGTGAATCGCGTGGCCCTGCGCGTTCTTGACGGCCTCCATCACGGCCTCGGAGAGCGTCGGGTGGGTGTGGACCGTCGAGCCCACGTCCTCTAGGGTCGCGCCCATCTCCACCGCGAGCGCGAGTTCGGCGACGAGTTCGGAGGCCTCGGGGCCGACTATCTGGCCGCCGAGGACGAAGCCCGTCTCCGAGTCGGCGACGACGCGGACGAACCCCTCGGGTTCGGAGAGGGTGAGCGCGCGGCCGGAGGCGTTCATCGGCATCTTCCCGACGACGGGGTCGAAG from Halosegnis marinus carries:
- a CDS encoding aminopeptidase, translated to MDPRVREHAETLVDWSARIEAGDDVVVSVAEGAHELGVAVAAALGERGANVVTTYGSAEVDRAYVEAHDGDFSEPAHELALYEHADAVLRLGGGRNTAEGAGVAPEKQRARGEATKGVREARMDTDWVSTVHPTRSLAQQAGMSLSEYRDFVYDAVLRDWAALADEMDRMKDVLDAGSEVRIVNEGTDLTMRIDGRTAVNSCASVAYDSHNLPSGEVFTAPYATEGHVTFDVPMTVRGEAVRDVRLTFADGEVVDVEAAQGEATIREVVETDEGSKRLGELGIGMNRGIDRVTDNILFDEKMGGTVHLALGRAYDANTPEGETGNDSAVHVDLITDMRGESRLDVDGETVQEDGVFVWE
- a CDS encoding matrixin family metalloprotease, producing MYRAALLCVLLLLAGCTTGVSPGGTATPTATAAWDGDPDNHFRERTLTVAVVDEAGTGRDYAPLVREALDYWGANAERYAGFPLDYELVANDSDPDVRVRFVSNIAECGSETSDYTAGCARFLDSPDDVTRPIRVRVETGYADASTVSVVKHELGHTLGLRHGDEPTDVMAARSNLTTLPQPNATERALPWDSPNLTYYVDYATVPESERAETRRQMRETFGYFADGADGTVPDNVTFARTTNRSAADVVVRFADADPCTEGSGSCGGLRGTDPDRDGALETYTRLNVTVVDIPPDARGWHVGYWTALGFGLRGEELPAPLRSEDPDVRRNDWWA
- a CDS encoding nicotinate phosphoribosyltransferase; this encodes MFDIVSPEAIRDGRATDAYFERTRDALEGAGRDPHVVCEVTADQFPDGSFETFAGVKDAAHLFEGRDVTVHALGAGQLFDGGPVMRIEGSYLAFAELETSLLGFLSSASGWATGARRVVSAAGDDVSVLSFGARHVHPSTAAALERAALVGGVDGFSHVAAGEVLGREPSGTMPHALVICFGRGEQEAAWRAFDDHSPEDVPRIALTDTYSDEVDEALRAAAAVEDLHSVRLDTTGSRRGDFRHIVREVRWALDDAGHEDVGVFVSGGIGADDVRELRDDVEGFGVGSAISNAEPVDFALDIVERDGESAAKRGKLSGAKQVYRSGEDHVVRPADEPGPTDGRPLLRPLVEDGEIVRDFSVDEAAKRCASDAERVGFGDEE
- a CDS encoding inorganic phosphate transporter, whose protein sequence is MVATGTLLTLVVAGLAALFMAWAIGAGSSGSTPFAPAVGANAISVMRAGFVVGLLGLAGAVLQGANVTEAVGTELLVGAPLTPTAAIVGLATAAVLVAVGVFAGYPIATAFTVTGAVVGAGLALGRGAAWPKYTEIATLWLLVPFVGGGIAFATAKLLRDERVPEAVAVPALAGLVGVLLANIEFVLLGPEGGRGVAAAVTRAVVGEAATGTPVLAGKVVATLAFAALVAGALRVDIVRDKAAGQRHFLLALGGLVAFSAGGSQVGLALGPLLPLLGPDTVSVPLTALLFAGGLGLLAGSWTGAPRMIKALAQDYSSLGPRRSIAALIPSFAIAQSAVFFGVPVSFNEIIVSAIIGSGYAAGGAGVSGRKMLYTVLAWIGSLVLAFGVSYGGYLAVSAVLG
- a CDS encoding Hvo_1808 family surface protein — translated: MSRALPALVCLLLVVTAGCAGLLGAGGAPDDDRVGYENGYWYDSELNVTTADGLNGSEREAVVARTMARVEVIRDVEFTERVPVRVVTREQYRANRSDATLEPAEAAWREQVWEAPLLVGEDRTVDEAFDAVYGSSVAGYYSPSRDEIVLVSDTETPTVDTRTLAHELVHAIQDRQLSFGGGATRDAGLAVRGLTEGDANLVEALYDERCASEWDCLAPPESGGGGAADFDFGVFLAVYAPYAEGPAFVESLRERGGWDAVNDAYDRFPESTEQVIHPERYPDDAPVEVRVRDRSDGEWDRFDRERVGDTLGEATIYAMLWSGGATDGADPYDYADPASAGWAGDTVVPYTDGGAGGYVWRVAFDTEADAREFADAYRSVLRGYGAERVAAGTYRIDSGGFADAFRVVHDGDTVTIVNGPTVADLDGIHG
- a CDS encoding ornithine cyclodeaminase family protein, with protein sequence METLLLGPDDVSENAHTAELIVAVEEAFSAYQRGDVQMPAKSYIDLPEYNGDFRSMPAYMRADDWDAAGIKWVNVHPDNPDDHRLPTVLGTMVYSEPENAFPLSIMDGTTLTRERTGAAAAVATDHLAVADATSLGIVGAGVQSYTQLEAISEVRPIEEVVVSDLREEAVSKFVARFDEEFDVREGSVAEAAGCDVLSTVTPVEHPIVPADAVGEHTHVNAMGADAPGKHELDDDLLANATIVIDDYEQCTHSGEINVPWSQGLLSDEDIYGELGAIVTDDLAGRGEPGGPEGVTVFDSTGLAIQDVAAAHVVYEQASANDNGTPFELVDTRV
- the pheA gene encoding prephenate dehydratase, with the protein product MRALTLGPAGTYSHRATRAVADEVEFTESVASIVAGVADGAYDRGVVPIENSIEGSVTESLDALADHEVAVVEEIVTPIRHALLAQSPSFDVVASHAQALAQCRGYLDAEHPDVQLEAVASTARGVERAREDDTVAAIGHPDNAGDDLRVLAEDIQDRTSNATRFVVLAPVSERSEAGGKSSFVVYPNRNYPGLLLELLEPFADRDINLSRVESRPSGERLGDYVFHIDVEAGLYEDRTQDALADIEALAEHGWVRVLGSYDTAHVLY
- a CDS encoding DUF7535 family protein, with the protein product MERERNGNERSRVARVVGAVTPSYAGRDDTEMHGVGLGIGGLLLLGLLLPLLPVFVAYLLVDRAVTFLRRQAADEPEPVARGRRPA
- a CDS encoding ABC transporter ATP-binding protein, encoding MSTNTHDTTEAAAPDGEPVLHVEDLRVSYGQVQALRGIDVTVGEGEIVGLIGPNGAGKTTFANTVSGFLPYEGTARYRGDEVAEVGQSDLVERGVIHCTEKRDLFGFMTVEENLKLGAYRRGEEARDERLEFVYDLFPRLVERRNQNARTMSGGEQQMLAIGRALMGDPELLVLDEPTIGLAPVILEDISEGIERIMAEDPITIVLTEQNVTFALNHADRLTLLENGEAVKTGSPEELRGDDYIRDSYLGG